From one Terriglobia bacterium genomic stretch:
- a CDS encoding lipopolysaccharide biosynthesis protein translates to MLGDRELNLHDYLAIARRRVWWLVLPIVIGPLLAVLISLIIPNRYTSQTTVLVDQQKVPDTFVKSVVTEDLNGRLATMQEQILSRTRLQPMIERFGLFKDDQGKVPMEELVDRMRKLITVTPIRANDARRGDMPGFSISFTAKNARLAQQICAEITSMFVSENLKAREQGLVGTTDFLSSQLDEAKRKLDDQDSKLAQFKMKYTGQLPEQEQTNLSMLATLNAQLEATTQALARAQQDKTYSESLLAQQTAAWRATRVGLNADTLEHQLSLLQSQLVTLQSKYTEDHPDIIKLKSEIAKLKKTISESASAGDVVSKDANKAGLSQPPELQQLRLQIHQLESVVKERSSEQQRIRQQIGLYQSRVQLSPRVEEEYKSLTRDYTTAQKNYDDLLNKKTQSEMATNLERRQQGEQFRVMDPPNLPETPAFPKRWQFAAFGVLGGFGFGLASVAILEFRDKSVRTESDVEYYLKLPTLAMVPPVGAAAARRAPKGKPRSSREPSRARQVLGA, encoded by the coding sequence ATGTTAGGTGATCGCGAACTCAACCTGCACGACTACCTGGCGATAGCTCGCCGGCGGGTGTGGTGGCTTGTTCTTCCGATCGTGATCGGCCCTCTTCTCGCGGTTCTGATATCGCTCATAATTCCGAATCGCTACACGTCGCAGACAACTGTGTTAGTGGATCAGCAAAAAGTGCCTGACACCTTCGTGAAATCCGTGGTGACCGAGGATTTGAATGGCCGCCTGGCGACCATGCAAGAACAGATCCTCAGTCGCACGCGACTGCAACCGATGATCGAGCGGTTCGGGTTATTCAAAGACGACCAGGGCAAGGTGCCCATGGAAGAGTTGGTGGACCGCATGCGCAAGCTGATCACGGTTACGCCAATTCGCGCCAACGACGCCCGGCGTGGCGATATGCCCGGTTTTTCCATCAGCTTCACCGCCAAGAATGCCCGGTTGGCGCAGCAGATTTGCGCCGAGATCACCTCCATGTTCGTGTCGGAAAACCTCAAAGCGCGCGAGCAGGGGTTGGTGGGGACGACCGACTTCCTGAGCAGCCAACTCGACGAGGCCAAGCGCAAGCTTGACGATCAAGATTCCAAGCTGGCCCAGTTCAAGATGAAATATACCGGCCAGCTTCCTGAACAGGAGCAAACCAACCTGAGCATGCTGGCGACGCTCAACGCCCAACTCGAGGCGACCACCCAGGCGCTGGCTCGCGCCCAGCAGGACAAGACCTATTCCGAGTCCCTGCTGGCCCAGCAGACCGCCGCCTGGCGTGCAACCCGGGTCGGTCTTAACGCGGACACGCTGGAACACCAGTTGTCTTTGTTGCAATCACAGCTGGTCACCCTGCAGAGCAAGTACACCGAAGATCATCCTGACATTATCAAGCTGAAAAGCGAGATTGCGAAGCTCAAGAAGACGATCAGCGAGAGCGCTTCCGCCGGCGACGTCGTCTCCAAGGATGCCAACAAAGCCGGGTTAAGCCAACCTCCGGAGCTGCAGCAGTTGCGGCTGCAGATCCACCAGTTGGAAAGCGTTGTGAAAGAGCGCTCCTCGGAGCAACAACGCATCCGCCAGCAAATCGGACTCTATCAATCCCGCGTGCAGTTGAGTCCAAGAGTTGAGGAGGAATACAAATCGCTGACGCGTGATTACACGACCGCGCAAAAAAACTATGACGACCTGCTGAACAAGAAGACCCAATCCGAGATGGCGACCAATCTCGAACGCCGCCAACAGGGCGAGCAGTTTCGCGTCATGGATCCACCGAATCTTCCTGAAACGCCGGCCTTTCCTAAGCGATGGCAGTTTGCCGCCTTCGGCGTTCTGGGAGGGTTCGGATTCGGTCTCGCTTCGGTTGCGATTCTCGAATTCCGCGATAAGTCCGTGCGCACCGAGAGCGACGTCGAATATTACTTGAAGCTTCCGACGCTGGCCATGGTGCCGCCGGTCGGGGCCGCTGCCGCACGCCGCGCGCCGAAGGGAAAACCGCGATCGAGTCGCGAACCAAGTCGCGCGCGACAAGTGCTGGGGGCTTAA
- a CDS encoding DegT/DnrJ/EryC1/StrS family aminotransferase → MTNTDASIPFLDLITPHRELESELLAVVQQAFRTAGFIGGRMLEAFEQDYARFCQVPYCVGVNSGTDALRFALIAAGIGPGDAVITVANTFIATTEAISQAGALPEFIDVDPQTCNMDAGKLQEYLELRCTLDSHTGKLISRRTGKRVAAILPVHLYGQMVDMDPILDLAQRYHLIVIEDACQAHGAEYFSKKQNRWCKAGSMGLAGAFSFYPGKNLGACGEAGAVTTGDETLARKIRVIRDHGQAEKYYHDVEGYNGRLDSIQAGILGVKLQHLAKWNASRVEAAKRYGQLFAAAGAPVTLTAQPAWSKPVYHLYVIQVDDRETLRQDLAAEKIGTGIHYPIPLHLQKAYVGMGIRRGELPVTEAAASRILSLPMFPTLSEAQQRRVVDAVVRSVSKNAAAVSS, encoded by the coding sequence ATGACAAATACGGACGCATCGATTCCTTTCCTCGACCTGATTACGCCGCATCGCGAACTGGAAAGCGAACTCCTCGCCGTCGTGCAACAAGCCTTTCGTACTGCCGGCTTTATCGGCGGCCGAATGTTGGAAGCATTCGAGCAGGACTACGCGCGCTTCTGCCAGGTGCCGTACTGCGTTGGGGTGAACAGTGGCACGGACGCTTTGCGCTTCGCGCTGATCGCCGCCGGCATTGGTCCGGGCGATGCCGTGATTACCGTCGCCAACACTTTCATCGCTACCACGGAAGCGATTTCCCAGGCCGGTGCACTGCCGGAGTTCATCGACGTTGACCCGCAAACCTGCAACATGGACGCGGGCAAGCTCCAGGAATATCTGGAGCTACGCTGCACGCTCGACAGCCACACCGGAAAGTTGATCAGCCGCCGAACAGGAAAACGAGTGGCGGCAATTCTCCCGGTTCACCTTTACGGCCAGATGGTGGACATGGATCCGATCCTGGACTTGGCACAACGCTATCACCTGATCGTCATTGAAGACGCTTGCCAGGCCCACGGGGCGGAGTACTTTTCAAAGAAACAGAATCGCTGGTGTAAGGCCGGATCCATGGGGCTCGCCGGCGCCTTCAGCTTCTATCCCGGTAAGAACCTTGGAGCATGCGGCGAGGCCGGTGCGGTGACGACCGGCGACGAAACGCTGGCTCGCAAGATCCGCGTCATCCGCGACCATGGTCAAGCGGAGAAGTACTACCACGATGTGGAGGGTTACAACGGACGCCTGGACTCAATCCAGGCGGGCATTCTCGGAGTCAAGCTGCAGCATCTCGCGAAATGGAATGCCAGCCGGGTGGAAGCTGCGAAGCGGTATGGACAATTGTTTGCGGCGGCGGGCGCGCCTGTGACCTTGACCGCACAGCCGGCCTGGTCGAAACCTGTGTATCACCTCTACGTGATTCAGGTGGACGACCGGGAAACTCTGCGGCAAGACCTGGCTGCGGAGAAAATCGGGACGGGAATTCACTACCCGATCCCATTGCACTTGCAGAAAGCCTACGTGGGCATGGGGATCCGTCGTGGTGAGTTACCGGTGACCGAAGCCGCGGCCAGCAGAATCCTGTCGCTGCCCATGTTCCCGACCCTCTCGGAAGCACAGCAGAGGCGGGTCGTAGATGCCGTGGTGCGCAGCGTATCGAAAAATGCTGCAGCGGTGTCGTCGTAG
- a CDS encoding sugar transferase, producing the protein MATTGRNARGMAHSRKQGLSAGSQSESIKGESTGVNPDQGTQGEGRVSGSLEQPRQYPTDELFSATYNGNQNTALSKRSFVSEDEFLRFLCLERKRSERSGKPFLVMLVEGGARFANGGRDSVPACLAEALLSSTRDTDLVGWYKTGSIMAVLFTEIADEPSVAMNVLLAKFTGLVGKLIPAEQESHVRISIHVFPEPPNGDAARKADLTFYPDITHPMRSDATSSWLKRAIDLVGSAIALLLLSPVIVLVAVAVKLTSKGPVLIRQTRVGQYGHNFTLLKFRSMYANCDHNIHKEYVTRFIAGANDVLHTDSNGNGVYKLTKDPRVTPFGHLLRKTSLDEIPQFFNVLRGEMSLVGPRPAMPYEVDRYETWHRRRMLAAKPGITGLWQVHGRSRTSFDEMVRLDLKYVETASLALDLKIILQTPRAVFFGAY; encoded by the coding sequence TTGGCGACAACAGGGCGCAATGCCCGCGGGATGGCGCACAGCCGGAAGCAGGGGCTGTCGGCAGGGTCACAGTCCGAATCGATAAAGGGTGAGAGCACAGGTGTGAATCCTGACCAGGGTACGCAAGGCGAAGGTCGCGTATCCGGCAGCTTGGAGCAGCCGCGGCAATATCCTACGGACGAGTTGTTCTCCGCCACCTACAACGGCAATCAGAATACGGCTCTCAGCAAGCGGTCCTTTGTGAGCGAAGACGAGTTCCTTCGTTTTCTCTGTCTGGAACGCAAGCGGAGCGAGCGTTCGGGCAAACCGTTTCTGGTCATGCTGGTGGAGGGTGGCGCACGGTTCGCGAATGGCGGACGCGATAGCGTCCCGGCGTGCCTTGCCGAAGCTTTGCTGTCGTCAACCCGCGACACCGACCTCGTCGGCTGGTACAAGACGGGCTCGATTATGGCGGTCCTATTCACCGAGATTGCAGATGAGCCCTCGGTGGCAATGAACGTCCTGCTTGCGAAATTCACCGGCCTGGTGGGTAAACTGATCCCAGCCGAGCAGGAAAGTCACGTCAGGATTTCGATCCACGTGTTTCCGGAGCCTCCCAACGGCGATGCGGCCAGGAAAGCGGACCTGACGTTCTATCCCGATATCACCCACCCCATGCGATCGGACGCGACCAGCTCTTGGTTAAAACGGGCCATCGATCTGGTCGGGAGCGCGATCGCCCTGTTGCTGCTCTCGCCGGTTATTGTGCTGGTTGCGGTCGCAGTCAAGCTCACTTCCAAAGGACCAGTGTTGATCCGGCAGACCCGCGTCGGGCAGTATGGCCACAACTTCACGCTCTTGAAGTTCCGATCCATGTATGCCAACTGCGACCACAACATTCACAAGGAATATGTCACGCGATTTATCGCCGGCGCTAACGACGTCCTCCATACCGACAGCAACGGCAACGGCGTTTACAAGCTCACCAAGGACCCACGAGTAACGCCGTTCGGCCACTTGCTGCGGAAGACGAGTTTGGATGAGATCCCTCAGTTCTTCAATGTGTTGCGGGGAGAAATGTCACTGGTGGGACCACGGCCGGCGATGCCTTATGAAGTTGATCGCTACGAGACTTGGCACCGCCGTCGTATGCTCGCCGCCAAGCCTGGCATCACCGGACTCTGGCAGGTGCACGGCCGCAGCCGTACCAGCTTCGACGAGATGGTCCGGCTGGATCTCAAGTACGTGGAAACGGCGTCGCTCGCGTTGGATCTGAAGATCATCCTGCAAACACCGCGTGCTGTCTTCTTCGGCGCCTACTAG
- a CDS encoding AAA family ATPase: MYKAFYRLRANPFNVNPDPRFLYPTRQVHEALSSLAYGVQRRKGFILLTGEVGTGKTTLLNRLMDWLRTNRISTAFMFNPRLDVPQFFEFMLNDFGLTTESRDKAEMLQRLNHWLLDRYRDGETAVLVIDEAQNLSLELLEEIRLLTNLETSTEKLLQIILSGQPELEQKLRDANLRQLRQRITLRCRTHPLTLTDTGAYIAQRLRIAGANGEPIFSPEAVSKIFEYSQGIPRVVNLLCEHALISGFVDRQQPIAPETINTVAREFELDVVSPIPPIRSDGDGETRRLIDALRTSLGSTETVRDAAIHAIDRKIR; encoded by the coding sequence ATGTACAAGGCATTTTATCGGCTCCGCGCCAATCCGTTTAACGTCAACCCTGACCCGCGATTCCTCTACCCAACGCGGCAGGTTCATGAGGCGCTCTCGTCCTTGGCCTACGGCGTGCAGAGGCGCAAGGGATTCATTCTGCTGACGGGTGAGGTCGGGACCGGCAAGACCACGCTCTTGAACCGGCTCATGGACTGGCTGCGCACCAACCGAATCTCGACCGCGTTCATGTTCAATCCTCGGCTCGATGTTCCCCAGTTCTTCGAGTTCATGCTGAACGATTTTGGCCTGACGACCGAATCGCGCGACAAGGCGGAGATGCTGCAGCGCTTGAACCACTGGCTGCTCGATCGTTACCGGGACGGCGAAACCGCCGTTCTGGTCATCGATGAAGCCCAGAATCTTTCCTTGGAGCTGCTGGAAGAGATCCGGCTGCTGACCAATCTGGAGACTTCCACGGAAAAGCTGTTGCAGATCATTCTTTCCGGGCAACCGGAGCTCGAACAGAAGCTGCGCGACGCCAACCTGCGCCAACTGCGGCAGCGCATTACCCTTCGTTGCCGTACGCATCCGCTGACCTTGACCGACACCGGTGCTTACATCGCGCAACGCTTGCGGATCGCCGGCGCGAATGGCGAGCCGATCTTTAGTCCGGAAGCGGTGAGTAAGATCTTCGAGTATTCGCAAGGCATCCCGCGAGTCGTCAATCTGCTCTGCGAACACGCTCTGATCAGCGGGTTCGTGGACCGCCAGCAGCCCATCGCACCCGAGACAATCAACACCGTCGCGCGCGAGTTCGAGCTGGATGTAGTTTCGCCCATACCTCCCATCCGGTCCGATGGCGATGGCGAGACGCGGCGCCTCATCGACGCGCTGCGGACTTCGCTCGGTTCCACGGAGACAGTGCGTGACGCCGCGATTCACGCAATTGACAGGAAAATCAGATGA
- a CDS encoding polysaccharide biosynthesis/export family protein has translation MKSRVFPATLVLALLLAATGLVWAGNPGDDKPPAAAVAATHDSDYIIGAEDMLNVNVWKEAEMSATVPVRPDGKISLPLLNDVQAAGLTATQLAAQVTDRLKKYLEQPRVTVVVTQVNSRRYFVIGEVTKAGAYPLVSNITVLQGLSSAGGFTQFANSKNMYVLRVENGKQSKLPFNYHDVVKGRNAEQNILLKPGDTIVVP, from the coding sequence ATGAAGTCCCGAGTGTTCCCTGCGACGTTGGTCTTGGCGCTGCTACTTGCCGCCACTGGACTGGTCTGGGCTGGCAACCCTGGAGATGACAAGCCGCCGGCGGCTGCCGTAGCGGCCACCCATGATTCTGACTACATCATTGGTGCGGAAGATATGTTGAACGTAAACGTCTGGAAAGAAGCCGAGATGTCGGCTACCGTCCCGGTCCGCCCCGATGGGAAGATTTCCCTCCCTCTGCTGAACGACGTCCAAGCAGCCGGGTTGACTGCGACCCAACTCGCAGCCCAGGTTACGGACAGGCTGAAGAAGTACCTGGAACAGCCCCGCGTCACGGTTGTCGTCACTCAGGTGAACAGCCGCCGCTATTTCGTAATTGGAGAGGTGACTAAGGCCGGTGCGTATCCTCTGGTGTCGAACATCACTGTGCTCCAGGGCTTGTCCAGCGCGGGTGGGTTTACGCAGTTTGCAAACTCCAAGAACATGTATGTCCTACGAGTCGAAAACGGCAAGCAGAGCAAGTTGCCGTTCAATTACCACGACGTCGTGAAAGGCCGGAATGCGGAGCAGAACATCCTTTTGAAACCCGGTGACACGATCGTGGTGCCGTGA
- a CDS encoding sigma 54-interacting transcriptional regulator, which yields MPSDSPRSHSAGADSGEVFVRSASPAMRALETAAEKVAMGSSPVLILGEEGVGKRCLAQQIHAMSGRQHARFAEVACLDAAHDSFMPFDGKNHDGGSAPAGTVFVRHISDLPSAMQANMLSFFFGRSPESSTRPRLIASCTSSLEQEIRSGRFREDLYYLVSSVCLRMPPLRHRREDILLLADHFLDVYARVFARPKRDLSPRLQQYLIEYAWPGNVRELKNAVKTVVAVDDEHVAMMVLRSNHSEGLERAADSEGLSLKQAARVASRQAERELILKVLSRTRWNRKRAAQELQISYKALLYKLKQIGLDDEYSSSEETHP from the coding sequence ATGCCTAGCGACTCTCCTCGGTCTCACAGCGCCGGTGCTGACAGCGGCGAGGTCTTCGTCCGCAGCGCAAGTCCGGCTATGCGGGCGCTGGAGACGGCGGCTGAGAAAGTTGCAATGGGTAGCTCTCCGGTCCTGATCTTGGGCGAAGAAGGGGTGGGCAAACGCTGCCTGGCACAGCAGATTCATGCGATGTCCGGACGGCAGCATGCTCGTTTTGCTGAGGTCGCTTGCCTCGATGCAGCCCATGATTCCTTTATGCCGTTCGACGGCAAGAATCACGATGGTGGCAGCGCTCCCGCCGGGACAGTCTTTGTGCGGCACATATCCGATCTCCCGTCCGCCATGCAGGCCAATATGCTGTCGTTCTTTTTCGGGCGCTCGCCAGAGTCCTCGACGCGTCCCCGTCTGATCGCCTCCTGCACGAGCAGCCTGGAACAGGAGATCCGTAGCGGGCGCTTTCGCGAAGACCTCTACTACCTGGTCAGCAGTGTTTGCCTGCGCATGCCGCCGTTGCGTCACCGCAGGGAGGACATCCTGCTGCTGGCAGATCATTTTCTGGACGTTTATGCTCGGGTGTTTGCCCGGCCGAAGCGCGACCTGAGCCCTCGCTTGCAGCAGTATTTAATTGAGTACGCTTGGCCGGGTAATGTTCGCGAACTCAAGAATGCGGTCAAAACCGTCGTCGCCGTTGATGACGAACACGTAGCCATGATGGTTTTGCGCTCCAACCATTCCGAGGGGTTGGAGCGCGCCGCCGATTCCGAAGGTCTCTCCCTGAAACAGGCTGCTCGTGTCGCTTCCCGCCAGGCAGAGCGCGAACTCATCCTGAAGGTGCTGTCACGCACTCGATGGAACCGCAAGCGAGCCGCCCAGGAACTGCAGATCAGCTACAAAGCTTTGCTTTACAAACTGAAACAGATCGGCCTCGACGACGAATATTCGAGTTCTGAGGAGACGCATCCATGA
- a CDS encoding CpsD/CapB family tyrosine-protein kinase, producing MSRIHEALQKAEQERKSAQPGELSASELAIPVLPGEVPAASVPAAVEPQLPTLRPGKMESGIAGCVPAPWKPDPKSMLFFDSSKHYEVGMEEFRTLRSRLFQIREKRPLKVVLVGSALPGEGKSFVSANLAQALARQHGRRVLLIDGDLRRASLHECLGARATPGMTDYLHGTADEYAVLQRGPLDGLFFIPGGTEVANPAELIANGRCKTLLQQLAPNFDWIVIDSPPAVPVADASMLAEYCDGVLLVVRSGSTPAEQAQRAAREFREKAIVGVVLNQATPASGYNGSYYKGYGGYGHPPQTAAKP from the coding sequence ATGAGCCGCATTCACGAGGCATTACAGAAAGCAGAGCAGGAGCGCAAGTCGGCCCAGCCGGGAGAACTGTCGGCTAGTGAACTGGCAATTCCAGTCCTGCCCGGCGAGGTGCCGGCCGCCTCAGTTCCTGCCGCCGTGGAACCTCAACTTCCCACTTTGAGACCGGGCAAGATGGAATCCGGCATCGCCGGTTGTGTCCCGGCGCCATGGAAGCCTGACCCGAAGTCGATGTTGTTTTTTGACTCTTCCAAACACTACGAAGTGGGAATGGAGGAATTCCGAACCCTCCGTTCGCGCTTGTTCCAGATCCGTGAGAAACGCCCGCTCAAAGTCGTTTTGGTGGGTAGCGCTTTGCCCGGTGAAGGCAAGTCGTTTGTCTCCGCCAACCTCGCCCAGGCCCTCGCCCGGCAGCACGGTCGCCGGGTATTGCTGATTGACGGCGATCTGCGCCGCGCATCCTTGCACGAATGCCTGGGAGCGCGGGCAACTCCGGGAATGACTGACTACCTTCATGGAACGGCCGATGAGTACGCGGTTCTGCAACGCGGCCCCCTGGACGGGCTGTTCTTTATCCCCGGGGGCACGGAGGTAGCGAACCCAGCGGAGTTGATTGCCAACGGCCGCTGCAAAACCCTGCTGCAGCAGTTGGCACCGAACTTCGATTGGATCGTAATTGACTCGCCTCCCGCAGTTCCGGTGGCTGATGCCAGCATGTTGGCGGAATATTGCGACGGTGTACTGCTCGTCGTGCGCTCCGGCAGCACTCCTGCTGAACAGGCGCAGCGAGCCGCTCGGGAATTCCGTGAGAAGGCGATCGTCGGGGTGGTTCTGAACCAGGCTACGCCGGCTTCGGGTTACAACGGTTCCTACTACAAGGGATACGGCGGCTATGGACATCCCCCTCAAACCGCCGCCAAGCCCTAA
- a CDS encoding AMP-binding protein — protein sequence MANFYKGFLQSVERWPESVAVEIQRHAGEIERLTYSQLRTVAEALGSWLVTSGFDRGTRCAILAANSPRWIACYLGTVAAGMVTVPLDTAFNAAQVAKLLQASGSSLLFVDAKHLPVAQRAVADSPIRLLLLEPAESPLPGPDFDAIVKAGSEGFTPVDAVGDETAAILYTSGTTSDPKGVMLTHDNFHAETEGVFRLIDITPRDAILGVLPLFHALAQMANLLLPLAGGARIVFLESLNTTELLRALRERDITLFCCVPQFFYLIHERIRKQAGARGRLAESAFGWMLQVSRVARGFGLNLGKLLFRPVHATLGPKMHYLISGGSKLDAGIARDFYAMGFELLQGYGLTETTGGAIGTPPYDNVIGSVGKPLPGMELKLRDAKPPEDGGGPAVGEILLRGPLVMKGYYARPDATAEVIRDGWLHTGDLGYVDSHGNVFITGREKEVIVLSNGKNIHPDEIEAHYLKSPFIKEICVLGLQGRPGEPIAERLHAVVVPNFEVLRERKIVNARQVIRFDIETLSAQLPSTKRILGFDIWQDDLPRTTTRKIKRFEVERRVKEEQAAAQVEGEELARTLTEDERQWLAAPDVARAVAVITRAADGARRQLHPRDNLELDLGLDSMERVELLVALERELGASVPDAVVSEVYTVRELVDVVRQSVGRSGRVQERAAWDSILNIDPTDPEVLAVARRKPVTERAWFLFGRLFQLFVRDRFGLTVTGVEKLPRHGPCIISPNHQSFLDPAVLVSVLPYSILRDAFYVGTSEIFGNGILRALARSLKLIPVDPDANLVPAMRAGAYGLRHGKVLILYPEGERSIDGTPKVFKKGAAILATHLKVPIYPVAMDGFFEAWPRGKGFQKFTRLHLAFGDRIDPPQQVDNPERTYELLTAELKARVMEMWLEMRDGGQRQAAD from the coding sequence ATGGCAAACTTCTACAAAGGGTTTCTCCAGTCGGTAGAACGCTGGCCCGAATCAGTCGCGGTCGAGATCCAGCGCCATGCTGGTGAGATCGAGCGCCTCACCTACTCGCAATTGCGCACCGTGGCCGAAGCCCTCGGTTCGTGGCTGGTCACCAGCGGTTTCGACCGCGGCACGCGTTGCGCCATTCTTGCCGCCAATAGCCCGCGCTGGATTGCGTGTTATCTCGGTACGGTCGCTGCGGGCATGGTTACGGTTCCGCTGGATACCGCGTTTAACGCTGCGCAGGTTGCCAAGCTGCTCCAAGCCAGCGGCTCTTCCCTGCTGTTCGTGGACGCCAAGCACCTGCCCGTCGCCCAGCGCGCTGTCGCGGACAGCCCGATCCGCCTGCTGCTGCTGGAGCCGGCCGAATCTCCGCTGCCCGGACCGGACTTCGACGCCATCGTGAAAGCCGGCTCCGAAGGATTCACTCCGGTTGACGCTGTCGGCGATGAGACAGCCGCGATTCTCTACACCTCCGGTACGACCAGCGATCCCAAGGGCGTGATGCTCACCCACGACAACTTCCACGCCGAAACCGAAGGCGTATTTCGGCTGATTGACATCACCCCGCGCGACGCCATTCTCGGGGTGCTGCCGCTGTTTCACGCCCTGGCGCAGATGGCCAACCTGCTGCTGCCGCTGGCCGGAGGCGCCCGCATCGTATTTCTGGAGTCGCTCAACACCACGGAGCTGCTGCGCGCCCTTCGCGAGCGCGACATTACCTTGTTCTGCTGCGTCCCGCAGTTTTTCTACCTCATCCACGAGCGCATCCGGAAGCAAGCCGGCGCGCGCGGCCGGCTGGCGGAGAGTGCGTTCGGCTGGATGCTGCAAGTCTCGCGCGTCGCTCGCGGCTTCGGATTGAATTTGGGCAAGCTGCTGTTCCGTCCCGTCCACGCGACACTGGGACCGAAGATGCATTACCTCATCTCCGGCGGCTCCAAGCTGGATGCCGGCATTGCCCGGGATTTTTATGCCATGGGCTTCGAGTTGCTCCAGGGTTACGGCCTCACCGAAACCACCGGCGGCGCGATCGGCACTCCGCCCTACGACAACGTCATCGGCTCCGTCGGCAAGCCCCTGCCCGGCATGGAGCTCAAGCTGCGCGATGCCAAGCCGCCGGAGGACGGCGGCGGACCCGCGGTCGGCGAAATTCTGCTCCGCGGGCCGCTCGTCATGAAGGGTTACTACGCGCGCCCGGATGCCACCGCCGAAGTCATCCGCGACGGCTGGCTGCACACCGGCGATCTCGGCTATGTCGACAGTCACGGCAACGTATTCATCACCGGCCGCGAAAAAGAAGTCATCGTCCTCAGTAACGGCAAGAACATCCATCCCGACGAAATCGAAGCGCACTACCTGAAGAGCCCCTTCATCAAGGAGATCTGCGTTCTCGGCCTGCAGGGGCGGCCGGGCGAGCCGATTGCCGAGCGCCTGCACGCCGTCGTTGTGCCTAATTTCGAAGTGCTTCGTGAGCGCAAGATCGTGAATGCACGTCAGGTGATCCGGTTCGATATCGAGACGCTGTCGGCGCAGTTGCCGAGCACCAAACGCATTCTCGGCTTCGACATCTGGCAGGACGATCTGCCGCGCACCACCACGCGCAAAATCAAACGCTTTGAAGTCGAGCGCCGCGTCAAGGAGGAGCAAGCCGCCGCCCAGGTCGAAGGTGAAGAACTGGCGCGCACTCTGACCGAGGATGAGCGGCAGTGGCTTGCGGCCCCGGACGTCGCCCGCGCCGTCGCCGTCATCACCCGCGCCGCCGATGGGGCCCGGCGGCAGCTTCATCCGCGCGACAATCTCGAACTCGACCTCGGCCTCGACTCCATGGAGCGCGTCGAATTGCTGGTGGCGCTGGAGCGCGAGCTCGGCGCCAGCGTGCCCGATGCGGTGGTTTCCGAGGTCTACACCGTCCGCGAACTGGTGGATGTCGTGCGCCAGAGCGTCGGCCGCAGCGGGCGCGTTCAGGAGCGCGCCGCCTGGGATTCCATTCTCAACATCGATCCGACCGATCCCGAAGTGCTCGCCGTCGCGCGCCGCAAGCCGGTCACCGAGCGCGCCTGGTTCCTGTTCGGCCGGCTCTTCCAACTCTTTGTGCGCGATCGTTTCGGCCTTACCGTTACCGGCGTCGAGAAGCTGCCCCGGCACGGGCCGTGCATCATCTCCCCCAACCACCAGAGCTTTCTCGATCCAGCGGTGCTGGTCAGTGTGCTTCCTTATTCAATCCTGCGCGACGCGTTTTACGTCGGCACCAGCGAGATCTTTGGCAACGGCATCCTGCGCGCCCTGGCCCGTTCGCTGAAGCTCATTCCGGTTGATCCCGACGCCAACCTGGTTCCCGCCATGCGCGCCGGCGCCTACGGACTGCGTCACGGCAAGGTCCTGATCCTTTATCCGGAAGGCGAGCGCAGCATTGACGGCACGCCCAAGGTATTCAAGAAAGGCGCGGCCATTCTGGCGACGCACCTGAAAGTGCCGATCTACCCCGTGGCCATGGATGGATTTTTCGAAGCCTGGCCGCGCGGCAAGGGATTCCAGAAATTCACCCGCCTGCACCTCGCCTTTGGCGACCGCATTGATCCGCCGCAGCAGGTGGACAATCCGGAGCGAACTTACGAATTATTGACGGCAGAACTGAAGGCGCGCGTGATGGAGATGTGGCTGGAGATGCGCGACGGCGGACAGCGCCAGGCTGCCGACTAG
- a CDS encoding UpxY family transcription antiterminator: MLELPLPTPLPQWYAVQTRPRHEKKVAAELARKGIENYVPLLGQIHRWSDRRKKVEVPLFPGYAFVHAALSPETRIAILRVWGVLNFVGSQNLGTPIPDKQIESIRMLMAQNLQATPYPFLRSGQRVVVRSGALAGLEGIFLGTAGRKRLVISIESIQQSVALTIEGYDIQPV; the protein is encoded by the coding sequence ATGCTGGAGCTGCCGTTGCCCACTCCGCTGCCACAATGGTACGCCGTGCAGACGCGTCCGCGGCACGAGAAGAAAGTCGCTGCCGAGTTGGCGCGAAAAGGCATTGAGAATTACGTGCCGCTCCTGGGTCAGATCCATCGTTGGAGCGACCGGCGAAAGAAAGTCGAAGTACCCCTCTTCCCGGGTTACGCGTTCGTGCATGCAGCCCTGTCACCAGAAACGCGGATAGCAATCCTGAGGGTCTGGGGAGTGTTGAACTTCGTCGGTTCGCAAAACCTGGGCACACCGATCCCGGATAAGCAGATCGAATCCATCCGGATGCTGATGGCCCAAAATCTCCAAGCCACACCGTATCCGTTCCTCAGGAGCGGTCAACGTGTGGTGGTGCGCAGCGGAGCACTGGCGGGACTGGAAGGCATTTTCTTGGGAACTGCGGGGAGGAAGCGATTGGTGATTTCAATCGAATCCATCCAGCAATCCGTCGCTCTCACGATTGAGGGCTACGACATCCAGCCAGTTTAA